A single genomic interval of Carassius gibelio isolate Cgi1373 ecotype wild population from Czech Republic chromosome A22, carGib1.2-hapl.c, whole genome shotgun sequence harbors:
- the LOC127942672 gene encoding mast cell protease 1-like: protein MMTIISLLLLASLLPHLTFTAHVNVGIVNGTEAEPHSRPYMVSLQINGHHNCCGFLISNEFVLTAAHCQKNKALTAVVGAHDLKNKTEGSIRIKVKSYHQHPDYSRYTNLNDIMLLRLQENISRSHNVKPISLMNNKKDIKSGTVCSVAGWGKLKPKGSASDRLMEAKVKIMKNTQCKNKWKGREKYSVSKMMCVFGYGGSCKGDSGGPLVCGDTAVGVTSFGDAKVCNSPEHPTVYTKISAYLKWIHKIIKTN from the exons ATGATGACCATCATCTCTCTGCTCCTGCTGGCCTCTCTGCTGCCACACCTGACCTTCACTG CTCATGTAAATGTGGGTATAGTGAACGGCACAGAAGCAGAACCCCACTCCAGACCTTACATGGTTTCTCTTCAGATAAATGGACATCATAACTGCTGTGGATTTCTCATTTCTAATGAGTTTGTCTTGACTGCTGCACATTGTCAAAA AAATAAGGCACTGACAGCCGTGGTTGGTGCACATGACCTTAAAAATAAGACTGAGGGGTCTATCCGCATCAAAGTGAAGTCCTACCACCAGCATCCAGACTATAGCAGATATACAAACCTGAATGATATTATGCTTTTGAGG ctACAGGAAAATATCAGCCGAAGCCACAATGTTAAACCGATAtcattaatgaataataaaaaagacataaaatcAGGTACTGTCTGTAGTGTTGCTGGCTGGGGAAAACTGAAGCCTAAAGGCTCAGCGAGTGATCGTCTAATGGAGGCAAAAGTGAAgataatgaaaaacacacaatgtaaaaataaatggaaaggAAGAGAGAAGTATTCAGTCTCAAAGATGATGTGTGTATTTGGCTATGGCGGATCCTGCAAA GGGGATTCAGGAGGTCCTTTGGTTTGTGGAGACACTGCAGTTGGTGTCACTTCCTTTGGTGATGCAAAAGTCTGTAATTCACCTGAGCATCCTACTGTGTATACTAAGATTTCAGCATATCTCAAATGGattcacaaaataataaaaactaattaa